A genome region from Sardina pilchardus chromosome 22, fSarPil1.1, whole genome shotgun sequence includes the following:
- the LOC134069865 gene encoding ankyrin repeat domain-containing protein 61-like isoform X1, protein MTTCYSPYCMHHKMSKSKIFEDSAEFDHVQYKLHEAIINGEIFFVKKLLKLHHVNEVIQVWKYCTVFSNVQKLGLAILPVHLAATYRKVQSLEVLLDAGANPELRDQRGRNALHLVITHWPNIVPAWPMPRSKLRVTMETMQQRAEDCLQVLCEHGVDLNARVSNDTQQTALHLAVRYGALPAVGILASCGANVNLADMVGMMPLHMAAGVLHTEITTCLIELGADVNRTLESSGNTPLHMAVRAEASSFADTQSNSLSCITALLEGGAKLDAMNLAGRTPLHEACSAGREVVVDVLLHYGADINKLSTRGETCLFLFLEHKPNLSNTRLLGKLLYLTLPLKLTNSQGILPKCLELPEHAKQRSQLIHFATQPRDLQSLCKIRIYQLYGEDDKPTLSELLPSKIIDFIFDYWENPLEIDFTKNMESPLPRFQFYPNFIPQHFPNVPPRFDARHNSNTQPNFPSNPPNFQHIPRNPPNYPLNVPNTPRDFTAQHVSNTPQGVLNIPPNFPNLQQEFHDILRNLTIQGVPLPTRGVIPPQQGVVPPPRDVVYPPRGVPLPPRGVSNLRQDAPNIPRGIPNIQHVVLPNTPSSVPNIPQGVPNIQGGVQNIQRAFQDTL, encoded by the exons ATGACCACTTGCTATAGTCCCTATTGTATGCATCATAAAATGAGTAAGAGCAAAATATTTGAGGACAGCGCGGAGTTTGATCATGTACAATATAAATTACATGAAGCTATTATCAATGGAGAAATCTTCTTTGTCAAAAAGCTGTTGAAGTTACACCATGTCAATGAGGTCATCCAAGTTTGGAAATACTGCACCGTTTTTTCAAATGTACAAAAACTG GGACTTGCTATCCTGCCAGTCCACCTTGCTGCTACATACAGAAAAGTGCAAAGCCTGGAGGTCCTTCTGGATGCCGGTGCCAATCCTGAACTGAG GGACCAACGTGGTCGCAATGCACTGCATCTGGTTATCACTCACTGGCCAAACATTGTGCCAGCTTGGCCCATGCCCCGTTCAAAGTTACGGGTAACCATGGAGACCATGCAGCAACGGGCTGAGGACTGCCTCCAAGTGCTTTGTGAACATGGTGTGGATCTGAACGCCCGGGTCAGCAATGATACCCAGCAAACTGCCCTCCATCTTGCTGTGCGGTATGGTGCCCTTCCTGCAGTGGGCATACTGGCTAGCTGTGGTGCCAATGTCAACCTTGCGGACATGGTTGGCATGATGCCACTGCATATGGCAGCAGGTGTCCTCCACACCGAAATCACCACCTGTCTCATTGAGCTTGGTGCAGATGTTAACAGAACATTAGAGTCATCTGGTAACACCCCACTACACATGGCTGTTCGGGCTGAGGCCAGCAGCTTTGCCGACACCCAGAGCAACAGCCTTAGCTGTATTACTGCATTACTAGAGGGTGGTGCGAAGCTAGATGCTATGAACCTCGCCGGTCGGACACCTCTCCATGAGGCTTGCAGTGCGGGCAGGGAAGTGGTGGTGGACGTCCTCCTCCATTATGGTGCCGATATCAACAAGCTGTCCACACGTGGAGAGACCTGCCTGTTCCTTTTCCTGGAGCACAAGCCAAACCTGAGTAACACACGACTGCTGGGAAAACTTCTCTACCTCACCTTGCCCTTAAAACTAACCAACTCTCAAGGTATCCTCCCAAAATGCCTGGAGCTGCCTGAGCATGCCAAGCAGAGAAGTCAATTGATACATTTTGCAACACAGCCTCGTGACTTGCAGAGCCTCTGTAAGATCAGAATATACCAACTCTATGGGGAGGATGACAAACCCACACTCAGTGAGTTGCTGCCTTCAAAAATAATTGACTTCATCTTTGATTACTGGGAAAACCCACTTGAAATAGACTTTACCAAGAACATGGAAAGTCCATTGCCTCGTTTTCAGTTCTATCCAAATTTCATTCCCCAACATtttccaaatgttcctccacgGTTTGACGCCCGACACAACTCAAATACGCAACCAAATTTTCCCAGCAATCCCCCAAATTTCCAGCATATTCCCCGAAATCCTCCTAACTATCCACTAAACGTCCCAAATACACCACGAGATTTTACAGCACAACATGTCTCAAACACCCCACAAGGTGTCCTAAACATTCCACCAAATTTTCCAAACCTTCAGCAAGAATTCCATGACATCCTACGAAATTTAACTATACAAGGTGTCCCACTCCCTACAAGAGGTGTCATACCCCCCCAACAAGGTGTCGTACCCCCTCCACGAGATGTCGTATACCCTCCACGAGGTGTCCCACTCCCTCCACGAGGTGTTTCAAACCTGCGGCAAGATGCCCCAAATATACCACGAGGTATACCAAACATTCAACACGTTGTCCTCCCAAACACTCCATCAAGTGTGCCAAACATTCCTCAAGGTGTCCCTAACATTCAGGGAGGTGTGCAAAACATCCAACGAGCTTTCCAAGACACACTATGA
- the LOC134069865 gene encoding ankyrin repeat domain-containing protein 61-like isoform X2, whose protein sequence is MTNEGIKYGLGSADTFYEAIMTENVECLRNPENRPLVCLPLNNVKRIGFTNQGLAILPVHLAATYRKVQSLEVLLDAGANPELRDQRGRNALHLVITHWPNIVPAWPMPRSKLRVTMETMQQRAEDCLQVLCEHGVDLNARVSNDTQQTALHLAVRYGALPAVGILASCGANVNLADMVGMMPLHMAAGVLHTEITTCLIELGADVNRTLESSGNTPLHMAVRAEASSFADTQSNSLSCITALLEGGAKLDAMNLAGRTPLHEACSAGREVVVDVLLHYGADINKLSTRGETCLFLFLEHKPNLSNTRLLGKLLYLTLPLKLTNSQGILPKCLELPEHAKQRSQLIHFATQPRDLQSLCKIRIYQLYGEDDKPTLSELLPSKIIDFIFDYWENPLEIDFTKNMESPLPRFQFYPNFIPQHFPNVPPRFDARHNSNTQPNFPSNPPNFQHIPRNPPNYPLNVPNTPRDFTAQHVSNTPQGVLNIPPNFPNLQQEFHDILRNLTIQGVPLPTRGVIPPQQGVVPPPRDVVYPPRGVPLPPRGVSNLRQDAPNIPRGIPNIQHVVLPNTPSSVPNIPQGVPNIQGGVQNIQRAFQDTL, encoded by the exons ATGACAAACGAAGGCATCAAGTATGGACTTGGGTCTGCAGATACATTTTACGAGGCAATCATGACAGAAAACGTTGAGTGTCTAAGAAATCCTGAAAACAGGCCTCTAGTCTGTCTGCCTTTAAACAATGTAAAACGGATTGGTTTCACTAATCAG GGACTTGCTATCCTGCCAGTCCACCTTGCTGCTACATACAGAAAAGTGCAAAGCCTGGAGGTCCTTCTGGATGCCGGTGCCAATCCTGAACTGAG GGACCAACGTGGTCGCAATGCACTGCATCTGGTTATCACTCACTGGCCAAACATTGTGCCAGCTTGGCCCATGCCCCGTTCAAAGTTACGGGTAACCATGGAGACCATGCAGCAACGGGCTGAGGACTGCCTCCAAGTGCTTTGTGAACATGGTGTGGATCTGAACGCCCGGGTCAGCAATGATACCCAGCAAACTGCCCTCCATCTTGCTGTGCGGTATGGTGCCCTTCCTGCAGTGGGCATACTGGCTAGCTGTGGTGCCAATGTCAACCTTGCGGACATGGTTGGCATGATGCCACTGCATATGGCAGCAGGTGTCCTCCACACCGAAATCACCACCTGTCTCATTGAGCTTGGTGCAGATGTTAACAGAACATTAGAGTCATCTGGTAACACCCCACTACACATGGCTGTTCGGGCTGAGGCCAGCAGCTTTGCCGACACCCAGAGCAACAGCCTTAGCTGTATTACTGCATTACTAGAGGGTGGTGCGAAGCTAGATGCTATGAACCTCGCCGGTCGGACACCTCTCCATGAGGCTTGCAGTGCGGGCAGGGAAGTGGTGGTGGACGTCCTCCTCCATTATGGTGCCGATATCAACAAGCTGTCCACACGTGGAGAGACCTGCCTGTTCCTTTTCCTGGAGCACAAGCCAAACCTGAGTAACACACGACTGCTGGGAAAACTTCTCTACCTCACCTTGCCCTTAAAACTAACCAACTCTCAAGGTATCCTCCCAAAATGCCTGGAGCTGCCTGAGCATGCCAAGCAGAGAAGTCAATTGATACATTTTGCAACACAGCCTCGTGACTTGCAGAGCCTCTGTAAGATCAGAATATACCAACTCTATGGGGAGGATGACAAACCCACACTCAGTGAGTTGCTGCCTTCAAAAATAATTGACTTCATCTTTGATTACTGGGAAAACCCACTTGAAATAGACTTTACCAAGAACATGGAAAGTCCATTGCCTCGTTTTCAGTTCTATCCAAATTTCATTCCCCAACATtttccaaatgttcctccacgGTTTGACGCCCGACACAACTCAAATACGCAACCAAATTTTCCCAGCAATCCCCCAAATTTCCAGCATATTCCCCGAAATCCTCCTAACTATCCACTAAACGTCCCAAATACACCACGAGATTTTACAGCACAACATGTCTCAAACACCCCACAAGGTGTCCTAAACATTCCACCAAATTTTCCAAACCTTCAGCAAGAATTCCATGACATCCTACGAAATTTAACTATACAAGGTGTCCCACTCCCTACAAGAGGTGTCATACCCCCCCAACAAGGTGTCGTACCCCCTCCACGAGATGTCGTATACCCTCCACGAGGTGTCCCACTCCCTCCACGAGGTGTTTCAAACCTGCGGCAAGATGCCCCAAATATACCACGAGGTATACCAAACATTCAACACGTTGTCCTCCCAAACACTCCATCAAGTGTGCCAAACATTCCTCAAGGTGTCCCTAACATTCAGGGAGGTGTGCAAAACATCCAACGAGCTTTCCAAGACACACTATGA